aattatgtttacatctggtatttttgcattataattgcactgagaacaataaaaatagcatcactggctagagctactctctggcgttctggccgtatactttgtttttccttttgacaaagttaagtttttgaaaagtctcgtaagaaattgattgaatttctgtattaaaaacgttgcatcatttgttctaatgaagatatacaaaatctaattagatatttgcaatcagcagaaaaagctCAACAATACTGTTAAATATCATCCCGTTCACACTAAGATTAACAAAGTTAGTTTTGGGACCCACGTCTCCCCTTAAGCCTGGCCGCCCGCCCGCTTTGCGAAATGAGCCCCTTTTATGAAATTGGCTTTGAAGTGCGAGCAGGAGTTTGGCTTTTGCTTTAGGTGTAGGTGTTTTACAGATGACAACTTCTTATTGGGATTGTTGCTGATTCGGGCATCTATAGAAGTTGGTTGAAAGCAACAAACTTTTGCGTAAGCCACTAATGCATGCGGTAGTGAAACTTTCACTTGGTAAATGTGCATTGCAATTTCTTGTGAATTCGCATCTGAAGCAGTTTAAAAGTGTACTTATGAATGATCTGCCACGCTGCGtctggaacagaaaaaaaagaatactgatACTCAGTTACCTCGTACTTTATGTGCTTCTTTCTTTACTTCCAGTCACAGCAGAAGGCGCAGTCTGGCCCTAACGGCAACCAACAATCTCCAGCTCCAAGCACACCGAACAATGCCCCCGGCTCATCTGAGTCTCCGTCTTCTGGCAAGAAAACGGTGCGCAGAGGTCGTCCACCCAGTGTTTCGTCCAACCGTAGCAGGGCCCTGTCCGCGACTCCACCCCCTGGGAAGCCCTCACCAAACGCTGTGTCCACGCGGGCCTCGCGGTCAGAGCGAGTCCTGGCCTCCGATCAGCTGTCCACCAGCGGCTCGGAACCGCTGCGTCGGAGCCGGCGGAAGTCTGGAACGCACTCGCCACCTGGTccggatgacgacgacgaaggctcggccgacgatgacgacgatgtcTCTCTGAAGAGCCACATCTCGATCAAAATTGAACCAGGTGAACCGTCGGAGGAGACGGAAAAGACTATGTCAGCAATGGCCACCGACTCCAGCGAAGATGCTCCGTTGCCAAGCCCAGAGCCAAAGCCGGACATCTTGGATCATGAGGTTGTGATGAAGGAGGAGCCTCCAGAGGAAGCGGAGGAGAAGATGGAGTGTGACGACGAGGACACGGACATCGACGAGGGCTCGGCCACAAGTCTGGCTGCATTCGTCGCAGCTGCACGAGCTCAGAGCAAAGAGGACGCGCAAGAGAATGCCGCCGTAGAAGGGGGCGACGAGGAGAGTGAAGGTGAGATGACGATGCACATCGACGAGGAAGCCACAAAAGTGGCGGAGGTCGAGGAAGTTCTCGACACTGCGGTTGCCGATGAAGAGGACAGCTTGCTGGAAGAAGGCAGCCTGGTGATCTTTGAGGACGAGAAAGCGGAAGACGTTGCCGACGACGAAGAACAGCCACCCACTGAGCCCGAAGTGGTGGCCGCTGCAGCTGTTTCTTTGAAACAAGAGAACGAGTGCACCATTGTTGAAGAGAAAAGTGAAGTTGCCGAGGAGGAGCTGAAGGAAATCGAACATCCCGAGGTCATTCCCCCCGTCGAGACAAGTAGGCCTCCTACCATCACTGCGACGCGCGTGATCACTATTTTCCCACCAGCACCAGAGCCAGAGGCAGTGAAGCACATTGATTGGCTGAAACGCGAAGAGTTGTCAAACAAGGAGGACGTCCGTGAAGAGAAGGATGAAGAGGGGGAGGAGGCTGAGGACAAACCGGAGGTCGAAATTCCACCCTCACCACCGGCCATCGAGAACGAGGACAacattgaggaggaggaggagcttGCGGCAGAAAGCATCAGTGACGTGCTTCTTCTACCCCCTTCGCTAGTTGCCAAGGAGGGTCCAGAGAGGGACGCCCTGCTCGCGCCAGAGCACTCGCTCCCTGCCTCAGAGTTTGACGTCTGCAAGGACGAGGATGAGGAAGATGAAGAGCTGCCcaaggaagaagaggaggaggatgaCGACAACGCCGAGCCGATTAGCCCCGTGGGGAGTGCTGACAGGGAGCCGCCGGCGAGTGTTGTGGACCGCATCGAATTTGTCAAGGAAGAGTCAGAGTCTGCGTCCACGCAAGACTTCTACAAAGTGGCCCTCTCGCTCAGCGACGACGGCAGCAACTCCAACGTCCTCCATATCGAAGAGgaaggcatgaagggcattgGGGAGCCTGTGGAATTCCCGCCAGTATGTGGTGAGACGGTCGTGTCAGCTGCAGAGGTTGAGGTAGGCCCCGCCGAAGGCAGTGAACCCGCAGCGAAGCGGACGGTTAAGCGGAAGAAGTTTAAGGGGACAAAGACGAAATTCGGAGCTGAGGTGAAGCTCAAAGGCCGTAAGAAGATGAAAGGTCAGTTGCTGCCAGATGGCACAACGGCCAAGGCTCCCCGCTTGAAGAAGTGCCGAAAAGTTAGTGATGGGGAGCAGCGAGTGGTGAAGAAACGGAAAAAATTGAAGAATGCGGATGGCAGCGAGGAACCGACCGATTTAGGCATGAAGAAGGCGAAGCGCAAGATCCGTAAGGCCAGCAAAGACCATCCAGAAGCCGGCAAGAAGGGCAAGCGAAAGAAGCTGATGAGTGGCGCTTCATACGAAGATTCTGATGACACAGGAGACGTTGAGAGGACATTTGCGGGCAAGATAAAACGTGAGAAGCGCAAGGCCGTTGCGCGCCCCTCGCCACCGTTCCACCATGACTACCTGTCAACTCTGGCCGAAGTGTGCGGTCAGGAAGTGGAGATGAAGGCGACGGCAGCGGCGGCGACAGAGTCTCAGGCTGAGTCGGCCGACTCTCTCTTCTTGCTGTGTGAAGAGAAGGTTCCGGCAAGTCCCACGCGTGAGGGTGACGACGAAGCATCGCAGCAGCCTCAGCATCACCATGCTCAcggtcatcatcaccatcatcaccaccaccatcaccatcaccaGCATCATCAGCACATGCATCATCCACATTCCTCACATCATCAACCACCGCAGCAACAGGCACAGCAACCGCCGCagctgcaacagcagcagcagcaaggccCTTCAAAAATGGACATCTTCACATCTGTTGCCGAGGCAGCCTTGGCAGGACCGTCGAGCGGAGATCCATCGGCGGCCGTTCTGGACAATACACCCCCAACAACTCCAGATGACAGTGGCGGCGCTGAGAACGACTCGCCCTCTTCATCACTCGCAGGTTCACCACGACGAGATGGTGACAACTTTCATGGCATCGACGGTGAGAGCACTATGTCAGCAGACTCGGAGAACAGCCGGGGTTCTGCAGACGGAGCGGTTGGCTTCAAAGAAGGCGGCGAGGACTCATCGTCGTCGAGGGAGACGGACAGTGCCTCTTCGGCGGAGCGGCACAAAATGCTGGCGGGGACGAAGCGGCCACCTTCACACGACGATGAACAGCTCCTTAGACATGGAAAGcgggcgagaaaagcagcacgcAAGGCACTTCTCTCTGCTGTGCGCAGGGACTCGAAAGGGAAGACGCACCGGGCATCACGGAGAGGTGAGTGGGGTAAATCTTTTTACAGTGCAGTGAACAGCTGTCCACTTTGGGAAAGGCATGCAGAATGCGGGCTTTTTCACAATGGACTGGGTCCAgtttacagtcaaacctcgttaatacATACCACCTTAATGTTTAATTGCGGCTTTATCGTAGTCGCGAAGGTTCCCCCACCCAGCCCCCATTAAACCTAATGTATTGGCTGACTGCTTAAGAATGGTTAGTGCGTACTATTTGCTTTCTTGTTCTACACGCACAGGCACAAAGTTGCCAAAATCTCGTGTGCAGACGTTCGATTCTTGAGTTGCGACACCCGGATGACAGCCGCCAGCGATAGTGACGTTTAAACATGGCCAGTATGATGTAGTTCGTGCTCATACAGCCATTGCCGAttgcagcgcacaaaagcatggccttcgcgATTCGCTTCCGGTATCGCGAAGAAGCTGCCAGTAAGGGCGCGAATTCACAGTCGCCGTCGaacccaatccaatccaattcgATAAGTAACCGTGCAGaagcacattttctttttaatgtataagcatttctatgcttacccaacgagaaaaatgTCCCTCCGTCTGTTTGTCCGTCCGTAAGACGACCGTAaggctttcaagataaagcccgcagcagcgaacgactgtaccttcacgctgcctgtcacttcaacgcgaaTGAGGCTACAAGAACACAGCGCTCGCGAAGGTCTTGACACAAGCTgcaccctgcccctttcgcagattgCTTTCGAGACGTGGGCTCATGCGTCCAGATTCCCCTaatacggcgtggctcataatcaggtCATCCctctggcacataaaaccccagaatttaatttttaatttaagaGTGCGCCACAAATCCCGCTATGCTGTcaattttatttaattgttttCGGTGAGCAGTCATACAGTGATCTTCATTGCATGGACACGCGAAAGTGCAGCTGCGGCACTTGTCTGCTTCTGGTCAGACTCGGAGCGCCTCGCAAACCGCGCGCTGCTCTTATTCGCTGTTGCAGAGTCGTCGTTGCCAATGTCGTCGACGTGTGACAGTCGCTCCTGCACACCAACGTCCACAGCAACCACATGCACAGCCATGATGCCCGGCAGTATGCACATGGGCAGCTTCCACCGGCCGTCCAAGTTCAACTTTGACCTGCCTCTGGGTACGTAGAGGTCCCGACTTCTCCTGGATAGgcttttcctgttttcttttactttctctctctctctctctctctctgtctttttcaCTTAGGTTGGAGTGCATGCTGAAGAACTGTTCATAGTCAAAGATAACCTGGGGTGGAGGACAGAAAGTTTGGGAACCTCTCAGtttattttgcattttcttttcttcagtgTTTCCTTTGTATGTCGGTGCATGTCGCAGCAGCTGTAAAATTGAAGTGTCGCACTCGTGCATCATGGCTGCAGTTGCCCCCCAAAAAGTGAAGTGTGCTTCCATTGTGTGTTCAACTTGCAGACGGCAACATGGACGCCGAAAAGCGGATAGCTGTCCTCCAGGACCGGTTGACAGAGCTCCGTAAGGTCTACATGCAGCTGAAAGCCGAAGTGGCCGTCATAGACCGGCGGCGCAAGCGTGCCAAGAAAAAAGAATCGAGTGAGTTGAAGTTAAAAAAAAGCATCTCGAGAAAGGGGCTCATCTGCAATGCCCCCCATCAACTTTTTAAAAGCAGGGACCGGGGTCTTTAAACATTCGCTGTATGACAGTTAAACTGGCAATGTGCTAAGGCGGTAAAAACAGCAAGCTTGAAAGATGGAAATTTAAAGGAAGTGAATGAACTTCTAGATGCGTGGAAAAGAGAAGCCGTGAGTGAGAGCCTAATTTAAAGTAGACTTGAAAGAAGGTAGTTGCAATAAAATTACACTCTGAACTAAGAAACAAGACTGTGAGCAACATAGTGGGAACTCCTAAACTTATCGAGGGAAAAAATTGTAATAAGTTAATCAGCTAATCCAGTGTGTTTCACAGGTAGATGGGCAGCATTCTGAaaacagttaaacctcaatataacgaacttcagtatAACAGAATTCCCAATATAACACAGTATGTAACTTCTTACAACTTCTTATCTATAGAGCACTATGTGTATTAAACTTCAGTATAACGAAGTGTGCTTATAGACAgcttcagtataacgaaatttcactgccaccgtgAGGGAATACTGAAgcaataaatggaaactgctGCAggcacagatggtcaaatggttgaattacttGCGGCTACTTGCGAATGCACCTAATAAGTCGTGCACTGCACTACACCGCAGAGTTAAAaaaatatgttaaaaaaaaacatccatcaTAGACTGTACTTAATTGCAAAAAAGCTCGACCTCGGATATAAGAAATTAAATTGCCAATTTCTTATTgaattcgttatattgaggtttaactgtataacgaataccgtatttactcgcataataggcGCACTATTTTTTCAGAAAATCCGGCGCGAAGTTCGGGGTGCGCCTATTACGCGGGGTAAAATTTACGAAATTTTTTCAACTCGCATTCCCGCGCTTTAAATTTTAACATATGTCAGGAATATGGCTACTCTCACATAGTTCACCAATAAATCCAGcataaaagggaaaataaaagCTACCTACTTACCTTTTAATGAACAGGCGAGAGACGTTGACTGAACACACACGTAAAATTTATTAAGACTATTCAGAGTCCGAGTCCGAGAGAACATCCTCATCACCGCCGGGTGGAGACTCGTCTTCCTTGTCTGAGCTCcacagcatgtcgtcttcgcttgCATCCAGTGCATTGGAGATCCCAGTCTTCTTGAAACTTTTCCTGACGACGTCATCCGAGATCTCCCGCCAAGCTTCCACGATCCATTCGCATAGCATTTCCATAGGCGGCCTCTTAATTTTGCCACCGGGGGTTAGTTGACGCTGTCCTCCAGCCATCCAATTGGTGTAAAGCCCTCGAACGTTGTCCTTAAAAGGTTTATTTAGGGAAACGTCCAAAGGTTGCAGCACGGAAGTGAGGCCTCCCGGAATCACGGCAATATCCGTACGCACCTCTGACAACTTCTCTCGGACACGTTCTACAAGGTGCCCGCGAAAACTGTCTAAAACGAGCATGGCCGGATACAACAGGCCGCCCGGCCGCCGGCCCCAGACTGTcttgacccagtccaccatcaaTTCCGCGGACATCCAACCTTTCTCTTGGACCCTCACGTGTATGTCTCGAGGGAAATTTCCCTTTGGGAGCGTCTTTCTCTTAAAAATAACATAAGGCGGCAGTTTGCGTCCATCCGCAGTCACTGCCAACATGACAGTACACCTTTGTTTTTCAGCGCCAGATGTTCGGATAAGCACACTCCGTGCACCTTTTTCCTCTACTGTTGTATTTCTTGGCATGTCGAAACAGAGAGGAGTCTGATCTGCATTACCTATTTGTGACAAAATGAAGTTTTTTTCCTGCCGGAGCCGTATGACGAAACGGTGGAAATCGAGTACCTTGTCCTCGTATGCTGAGGGCAAGCGCTGGCACAACGTTGTGCGCCTCCTCAAGGTAAGTCCGTGGCGTCGCATGAAGCGCGTTGTCCATCCGGAGCTTGCTTTGAAGTCTTTCGCTTCGATGCCCTGCGCTCGGGCAATTCTGCGTGCCTCCGTCTGTACTATGTCGAGAGACACTGCACAACCGTCCTGTCGAAGGCCCCGTATGTGTTGAACTAGTTGATCTTCCACTTGCGGATACTTCCCCGACTTTGCACCGCGGAAGGCCCGTCGCGACTTCTTTGTGGCCTGAAGTTTTTCTTGCTGACCTCGCCAGTAGCGAATGCTTGTCTCTCCGACACTGAAATGCCTGCTTGCAGCACGGTTCCCATGCTCGAGTGCATACTGCACAGCTTTCAGTTTGAATGCAGCCGTGTAGCTGCCGTACTTGCCCATAGCGGAACACGCGACCACACGAACTGCACGCCGTTTGCAAAATGGCGAGATGCGGCGATTTGTCTTTTCTTTGCCTGTGTCGGCATGTGTAGAGCATTGATGGCGATGGCACTGTCGCTTGTGTCGAGTCGCCCGGCCTCCGAGAGTCGCCCAGCTTTCCGAGCTGCCTAAGCGAAGGTAGCGAAAAGCTTATATCCGCGCGGCGGTTTGGAGAGGAGGGGGGTGttatcgatagttgatggaagaatTATTTTTCGCTCGTTGatgcgtctttttttctttttacggacGCGTTAAGTCCTCGTGCTCGCTGGCTACGCGGCGGTTCGGGGAGGGGGGTGTCGGTAGTTAATGGAAGAGCTAGTTTTCGCGATGTTCTATGTGCTGTGGGCCCTCAGCAGCTGCGACGGCAGCAACACTAATGAGACTAGTAGTCCAGCAAATGCGTTGATAAGCTTGGGTTGTGAAAtgtgcttgcgtttctttttttcacccgaGATGGAGGGGGCAGGAGGGCGTCGGCTTGCAATAGTGTAAATGCGGTACTGACCACAGTGCCAAGTTCGGGGTGCGCCTATtatgtgggaaataaaaaaatcaaattttccgCGACCAAACTGGGGGTGCGCCTATTATGCGAGTGCgcctattatgcgagtaaatacggtattgcaTATAAGAGAAGCCTTTTCGTGTTTGTTTCATGTCAAGTGCGTCACTACCTATTCGGGCGCAGGCCCGAGTAATTTTCTCAAACGGATGTTCATGTGCAtattaaatgtttcttttttgtctagttTTATGTTATAAGTGATAAGTAGGCTCTTTGTTAATGAGGAGTGTTTGCTTTTACTGCTGTGTAACTGCTGTACTGGAACTATTTATTATGTCATTTGTTGATATTTCCGTTGTTACATTTTATTGCCCTCTCCTGCCCAAAGCCTGGCGCTCATGCTGGGCAACTTTGTTACGGGTGTTGACTGTATCACTGATTGCGTCATGAACTTGAGGCAGGCAGGAAGCAGGAAGCGCTTGATGGGTGTGCGCCTTCTTGCAGGCGCGCCTGTGCTGCCGAGTATCTCCGCTGTCATCGTCTCCCAGCCAGGGGCCTGTTCTTCTCCCCCGACCTCGCCGCGGCCCGTCGAAGTGCACTGTTCGTAACAGCACGACCCGGCACTCATCGTTTCCCCCATCGCTTCTTCACATTCTCCTCCTCCGTCCTCCGCAACTGCCATCCAGTGCGGAGGACGGAGTCCCGGCAGTGCTCATCGCGATACCCACTGCCACCTTCGCCAGCGCCATTTGTGAGGGGCGACAGTGTGCCGCCCCTCGTCATCAGCCATCGTCAACAAACCCTCTCTGCTTCTTCTTCGGTCTGCCCACATGTCTCGCGACCGCTCCCGGTGTGTCCTGTGCTTGTATGTATAGTTGTTTTCGAAGCTGTTTGCATTGTCCCCCATTTGTCTTAAGCGCTCCGGTTGCGTGCAGAGCTCTGAATTTGTGTACCTAGCAATCGCAACATCAGGAGTGCCCGGCACCATACTGTATCCGCCACAGGCTCAACACCTGGGACGGAGATCCTAGATCTTGCGCTCTCGGTTGAGACGGGGCTGCTCACAGTCGAAAAGGAGCTAGTTTTTCTTGCAGGTTGTGAAGTGTGCTGTTGATTTTGTTTGTTgcgaaaagaaatgtatttaatCTTGTAAGCCTATAAACTATATGATCTACCACAATCTAATTACAGTCAGACCTTGACACAAAGAGCACAGATGTTATGAAATAAATTAGAATTTTCTTGCCAATATCAGCGTTTTACAGATATGCGTTTTTAGCAAATTTCGGATGTAACGAAGGTATTTTGGTAAGGAATGCGCCTATGAGATTTGACAGTATCAGATTATGGGCGCATGGTGGCCCATTTGTGTTGTATCAGAATCGCGGAGAGCATTTAGCTGTGGTTGCGTGTGCAGAGCATGACTTGCAATGTTCGGGATCGCACTGCCGTTCTCTTGTGACCGTGAACTTCATCGAAGCAAACTGTGCAAAATGGTGCCACGTCGCAATTTGGACCCTGAGAGGTGTGCATATTCCAGGGGTACTCGCTAGTGATTCTACTGAACTTGGCTGTGGCAAATGTTTTTCTTCAGTGCAAATCGAGCAAGAGCGACCGTATCAAGGCTGCCGGGAAAGTTGTTACTCGTGAGTCACTCGGGACCAAGAAGGATCAACAAACGGCTACATTTCCGATTGCCTTTCACACCTGGTAACATGATATTATTGAGACGCCTGCGCAACTTTCTGCTACTGCTTCTTGATTTTTGTCTTGGCTCGTCTTGGCTCTGCCATCCAGAGTTGTTGCCAAGTTCCGTGCCCTCACTCGGTACGCAGTGCAGAAAAGCGACCCATATGTTGTTGCAGTTCAGGCTTTTATGTCAGCATGATGACAGGTACAGGTTGTGACTGGTGCGTTGATGTCTTGGTCAGAGACGGTCACAAATATCCGATTGTGCAGAGATTGTGCCTTGCCTGCTTGCGATGT
The nucleotide sequence above comes from Dermacentor andersoni chromosome 10, qqDerAnde1_hic_scaffold, whole genome shotgun sequence. Encoded proteins:
- the LOC126519269 gene encoding uncharacterized protein isoform X1, which gives rise to MASSDEPLYLTVGTDVSAKYRGAFCEAKIKKVNRMVKCRVTFKNNLGTHVIPDDHIKGNTLRVGAHVEAKHPDRNQYFEAVIGKLLDYSQYTVVFDDGDETTLRRTSLCLKSGRHFAESETLDQLPLTNPEHFGTPVMGSKLKRKRRSMLSIATMEEDSSDEESAPTPPPAPTPPRRATPTSGSRGSSASAGGGSRATTPSSEWRIGRVAILETGDKRKRDSWAPVLVVNPTGAAGQGISTPLPRDDVVIRSFRDAKFLQVNKRDLREFSRDDASARAETNPLRLAVERALTFLDRGELPTGWQGSALLLSSGSAVPSTPPTPSRATAGSASPAPAANDAGSGSNSASTADDDGHDSQSDVSDDEPSEEKDRFVAQLYKFMDERGTPINKGPAMAGRDLNLYRLFRVVSKLGGCNRVTNHNQWKTVYTRLGLPSPANQSNAHLLRGAYKKYLQSFEDFYRKLGCTMVSNPRSGRVRHRSDRIMTRNQDRGLALFARKDKEQKKKEEKAKEEDKDKDKDKEKDKDKDEDKKAKDKSAAAAAATPPVVVKEEPPPEKPRPSRTSRVKQDEESSSGGNGTASAPSPASAAKPTAAAAAAAAAVAAATAAAAAAVAAATVSQDDTKVRTREDARREKHDSPEKREAKSSSVPPPPQRKCESVESAETDSAKEPAAAAAAAAATPTPVEKSRASKSKDTETTPATTPKRQPKKNKTEEPAEKEKVEDKTNSSSAAPVEPETKPEPLPRPESGEPSRRCSLDMSIDVGDRVKVKYGRGRQLKIYEAKVLRIEEECSEKKFYVHYTGWNMRYDEWVRKNRIVENVTDKTSRRKRLQKEKQQADASSQQKAQSGPNGNQQSPAPSTPNNAPGSSESPSSGKKTVRRGRPPSVSSNRSRALSATPPPGKPSPNAVSTRASRSERVLASDQLSTSGSEPLRRSRRKSGTHSPPGPDDDDEGSADDDDDVSLKSHISIKIEPGEPSEETEKTMSAMATDSSEDAPLPSPEPKPDILDHEVVMKEEPPEEAEEKMECDDEDTDIDEGSATSLAAFVAAARAQSKEDAQENAAVEGGDEESEGEMTMHIDEEATKVAEVEEVLDTAVADEEDSLLEEGSLVIFEDEKAEDVADDEEQPPTEPEVVAAAAVSLKQENECTIVEEKSEVAEEELKEIEHPEVIPPVETSRPPTITATRVITIFPPAPEPEAVKHIDWLKREELSNKEDVREEKDEEGEEAEDKPEVEIPPSPPAIENEDNIEEEEELAAESISDVLLLPPSLVAKEGPERDALLAPEHSLPASEFDVCKDEDEEDEELPKEEEEEDDDNAEPISPVGSADREPPASVVDRIEFVKEESESASTQDFYKVALSLSDDGSNSNVLHIEEEGMKGIGEPVEFPPVCGETVVSAAEVEVGPAEGSEPAAKRTVKRKKFKGTKTKFGAEVKLKGRKKMKGQLLPDGTTAKAPRLKKCRKVSDGEQRVVKKRKKLKNADGSEEPTDLGMKKAKRKIRKASKDHPEAGKKGKRKKLMSGASYEDSDDTGDVERTFAGKIKREKRKAVARPSPPFHHDYLSTLAEVCGQEVEMKATAAAATESQAESADSLFLLCEEKVPASPTREGDDEASQQPQHHHAHGHHHHHHHHHHHHQHHQHMHHPHSSHHQPPQQQAQQPPQLQQQQQQGPSKMDIFTSVAEAALAGPSSGDPSAAVLDNTPPTTPDDSGGAENDSPSSSLAGSPRRDGDNFHGIDGESTMSADSENSRGSADGAVGFKEGGEDSSSSRETDSASSAERHKMLAGTKRPPSHDDEQLLRHGKRARKAARKALLSAVRRDSKGKTHRASRRESSLPMSSTCDSRSCTPTSTATTCTAMMPGSMHMGSFHRPSKFNFDLPLDGNMDAEKRIAVLQDRLTELRKVYMQLKAEVAVIDRRRKRAKKKESSAPVLPSISAVIVSQPGACSSPPTSPRPVEVHCS
- the LOC126519269 gene encoding uncharacterized protein isoform X2; protein product: MASSDEPLYLTVGTDVSAKYRGAFCEAKIKKVNRMVKCRVTFKNNLGTHVIPDDHIKGNTLRVGAHVEAKHPDRNQYFEAVIGKLLDYSQYTVVFDDGDETTLRRTSLCLKSGRHFAESETLDQLPLTNPEHFGTPVMGSKLKRKRRSMLSIATMEEDSSDEESAPTPPPAPTPPRRATPTSGSRGSSASAGGGSRATTPSSEWRIGRVAILETGDKRKRDSWAPVLVVNPTGAAGQGISTPLPRDDVVIRSFRDAKFLQVNKRDLREFSRDDASARAETNPLRLAVERALTFLDRGELPTGWQGSALLLSSGSAVPSTPPTPSRATAGSASPAPAANDAGSGSNSASTADDDGHDSQSDVSDDEPSEEKDRFVAQLYKFMDERGTPINKGPAMAGRDLNLYRLFRVVSKLGGCNRVTNHNQWKTVYTRLGLPSPANQSNAHLLRGAYKKYLQSFEDFYRKLGCTMVSNPRSGRVRHRSDRIMTRNQDRGLALFARKDKEKKKEEKAKEEDKDKDKDKEKDKDKDEDKKAKDKSAAAAAATPPVVVKEEPPPEKPRPSRTSRVKQDEESSSGGNGTASAPSPASAAKPTAAAAAAAAAVAAATAAAAAAVAAATVSQDDTKVRTREDARREKHDSPEKREAKSSSVPPPPQRKCESVESAETDSAKEPAAAAAAAAATPTPVEKSRASKSKDTETTPATTPKRQPKKNKTEEPAEKEKVEDKTNSSSAAPVEPETKPEPLPRPESGEPSRRCSLDMSIDVGDRVKVKYGRGRQLKIYEAKVLRIEEECSEKKFYVHYTGWNMRYDEWVRKNRIVENVTDKTSRRKRLQKEKQQADASSQQKAQSGPNGNQQSPAPSTPNNAPGSSESPSSGKKTVRRGRPPSVSSNRSRALSATPPPGKPSPNAVSTRASRSERVLASDQLSTSGSEPLRRSRRKSGTHSPPGPDDDDEGSADDDDDVSLKSHISIKIEPGEPSEETEKTMSAMATDSSEDAPLPSPEPKPDILDHEVVMKEEPPEEAEEKMECDDEDTDIDEGSATSLAAFVAAARAQSKEDAQENAAVEGGDEESEGEMTMHIDEEATKVAEVEEVLDTAVADEEDSLLEEGSLVIFEDEKAEDVADDEEQPPTEPEVVAAAAVSLKQENECTIVEEKSEVAEEELKEIEHPEVIPPVETSRPPTITATRVITIFPPAPEPEAVKHIDWLKREELSNKEDVREEKDEEGEEAEDKPEVEIPPSPPAIENEDNIEEEEELAAESISDVLLLPPSLVAKEGPERDALLAPEHSLPASEFDVCKDEDEEDEELPKEEEEEDDDNAEPISPVGSADREPPASVVDRIEFVKEESESASTQDFYKVALSLSDDGSNSNVLHIEEEGMKGIGEPVEFPPVCGETVVSAAEVEVGPAEGSEPAAKRTVKRKKFKGTKTKFGAEVKLKGRKKMKGQLLPDGTTAKAPRLKKCRKVSDGEQRVVKKRKKLKNADGSEEPTDLGMKKAKRKIRKASKDHPEAGKKGKRKKLMSGASYEDSDDTGDVERTFAGKIKREKRKAVARPSPPFHHDYLSTLAEVCGQEVEMKATAAAATESQAESADSLFLLCEEKVPASPTREGDDEASQQPQHHHAHGHHHHHHHHHHHHQHHQHMHHPHSSHHQPPQQQAQQPPQLQQQQQQGPSKMDIFTSVAEAALAGPSSGDPSAAVLDNTPPTTPDDSGGAENDSPSSSLAGSPRRDGDNFHGIDGESTMSADSENSRGSADGAVGFKEGGEDSSSSRETDSASSAERHKMLAGTKRPPSHDDEQLLRHGKRARKAARKALLSAVRRDSKGKTHRASRRESSLPMSSTCDSRSCTPTSTATTCTAMMPGSMHMGSFHRPSKFNFDLPLDGNMDAEKRIAVLQDRLTELRKVYMQLKAEVAVIDRRRKRAKKKESSAPVLPSISAVIVSQPGACSSPPTSPRPVEVHCS